AGTCGTATGAACCGATTATTAGCCAATGCGGAGAGACTCCAAGTTCTATGAACCGATTATCAGCCACTGCGGAGAGACTCCAAGTTCTATGAACCGATTATCAGCCAATGCGGAGAGACTCCAAGTTCTATGAACCGATTATCAGCCACTGCGGAGAGACTCCAAGTCGTATGAACCGATTATTAGCCACTGCGAAGGGACTTCAAGTTCTATGAACCGATTATTAGCCAATGCGGAGAGACTCCAAGTCCTATGAACCGATTATCAGCCACTGCGGAGAGACTCCAAGTCGTATGAACCGATTATTAGCCACTGCGAAGGGACTTCAAGTTCTATGAACCGATATTTAGCCAACGCGGAGAGCTCCAAGTTGCTAGTATTCTGTAAACCGATTATCCGGCGGTTGTAACTCAATTTGCTAATAATTCCACTAATGTCTTAACTGTTCCACAGATGGACGCGGTGTGGTACCTCTGTTGGGGACCATACCTGCGCCGTGTTTACCATCGTACTGCCAGCATCTACCGTTATGCTCACCAAGTATGTACAACATTGTTAATACTcaataatatactttgtaaaacaatataatatgtataacataacataaacatacataaacagcctgtaaatttcccactgctgggctaacgcctcctctccctttgaggagaaggtatggagcatattccaccacgctgctccaatgcgggttggtggaatacacatgtggcagaatttcgttgaaattagacacatgcaggtttcctcacgatgttttccttcaccgccgagcacgagatgaattataaacacaaattaagcacatgaaaattcagtggtgcctgcctgggtttcaacccgaaatcatcggttaagatgcacgcgttctaaccactgggccatgtcggctcaaatatgtataaatatattaaggtatATAACAGCAGTAATAAAAtgcattaatacattaataaaaaagcatattattcaatacaagattatgtaTACGATAAAAAAGCCTGGAGCTAATACTTGATGACTTCCAggcagtatatattatatacatatataattgtatttaactaacataactttgtattttacatgttgaaaaagagtaactactgagtttcttgccggttcttctcagtagaatctacattagtACGTTCCTACGTTtgttaaatggcgattcaagagtgattgtaaaagcctattagaataaagtatattttgattttgattttgcactccatatgaaaaatatataatatataaaataccttaattatatacatataaaaattaaaagtacaaatcatgaccgcgggGAATGCCATGAATGCTAGCAACGTTTCccctttgaatcgcaattccgatcctatgagcgaaaaatgaaccagcccttcGTCAGCAGtaaaagcaatatatttaaataaatcacaatataatatattatttatgatttcctAGTATCAACGTCAAATGTGTCCTCAACGTTATGTGACATGGAGTCACGGAGACGAGGTGAAAAGAGGCCGATACCAGCCGAACTCAAGGACGAGAAGTATTTCGAGAGACGCAGGCGGAACAACCAAGCCGCTAAGAAGTCCAGGGACGCTAGACGGATGAGAGAGGACCAGGTTAATGActcttatataaacaataacattaaaagtaacCGAAGTAAAGTTACAGTATTTCTtctttgaaacattttatataatttcaaaagttGTTTTCGACATACTCCTTTAAAAGAGGAAGATCGACGGGCGCTAGGATGGCAAAATTTGGCTGGTGACCTTATTTTAGTAGTCTGTAAAATCACATTTTTCTGAAAAGTGACCATAACACCTAgcaaaaaaaaacgacttagctgaaatcttaaataaaaaaattttcatataaaaatcattGGACTCCATTGGACTCCAAAACTACGAAAGCTTGTGTATTAGGACCAGTGCCTTCCTAAGCATTGTTTCATTATAATGGAGCCTTAACAGcactttaacaaattattttgtatataattttgagTTTTCTAATATGATACATCTGTAGGAATTGCATTCtacattattgttcatacatgcgtcgacgtccagagacgcgctcctactaaattaaaaaccaaattcgggagctatttatactacgcgaaaatcggcaagcgcatacggcgcttacccagcgcgctctatcggattttcgtgtcaacacacgaaatgaacatacgaaattgCGGCGTCGTCATTGGTCAaaaaatcgaacatttaattcgtagtttaatttccaaaatattttcaattgtaatgtataacttttaattggctgaatcataatttttatcattgtaaattgtgCAAACTTTCTATTGGTAGAAAAGTAAGCGTTTTCTTTGGACGAAAGAATTTGTGAATATgcactgtaattatttcattggataatattattcctagtttttgtatatatatcggcacatttttgaaataaaaccatTCCGATCCGACCAGCAAGAAAGTGTTCTTTTACTCAAGAAATATCTACGAATAGTAACAACAAGTAAGCTAGGGACCAGTACCCCTCGCATTCTTACCTGGTACTTACATCCTACTtacctcagatattctaccgccaaacagtagtattaaatattgctgtgttccgatttgaagggtgattggGCCAGTGTAGCCATCACAAGGGActtaccatcttagttcccaagttgggTGGcctattggcgatgtaaggattttttttttctaaagcgccattgt
Above is a genomic segment from Vanessa tameamea isolate UH-Manoa-2023 chromosome 29, ilVanTame1 primary haplotype, whole genome shotgun sequence containing:
- the LOC113395881 gene encoding transcription factor ces-2-like; protein product: MEHTNLLYDLDPMCGSQQSALAALRLLRSYNQFVVPPDGRGVVPLLGTIPAPCLPSYCQHLPLCSPISTSNVSSTLCDMESRRRGEKRPIPAELKDEKYFERRRRNNQAAKKSRDARRMREDQVNDSYINNNIKSNRSKIAWRACLLEQENASLRAHINALRQETITLRALLAARDETTVPSSTTKD